One Diospyros lotus cultivar Yz01 chromosome 1, ASM1463336v1, whole genome shotgun sequence genomic window carries:
- the LOC127806297 gene encoding uncharacterized protein LOC127806297 has product MVKRNVIAAVVKENGELSTSSSQVFEEFIRFYENLLRTTAPGDLIDPAILSFSAKRFSEQTSRLMAPVDDQEIKNALFHIRDDKVLGPDGYSTCFFMKAWHIVVSQLSLTIKEFFESSKLLKQINHIAIALIPKSCHAMSVGDFCSFSCCNVVYKIIAKILAAKLVSHLAAIIDAAQSAFVQGRSLAKNIQLAQDLLRKHSRKRISPGCSIKVDLHKAFDSIS; this is encoded by the coding sequence ATGGTCAAGCGCAACGTTATTGCAGCGGTGGTTAAGGAGAATGGTGAATTATCCACTTCCTCATCTCAAGTGTTTGAGGAGTTTattagattttatgaaaatCTCTTGAGGACAACCGCTCCTGGTGATCTGATTGACCCTGCTATTCTGTCTTTTAGTGCGAAGCGTTTCAGCGAGCAAACCAGTAGGCTGATGGCCCCTGTTGATGATCAGGAGATTAAGAATGCTTTATTCCATATAAGGGATGACAAAGTCCTTGGCCCTGATGGTTACTCAACATGCTTCTTTATGAAGGCATGGCACATTGTGGTATCCCAGCTCTCCCTTACAATTAAGGAATTCTTTGAGTCTAGCAAGTTACTTAAGCAGATCAACCACATAGCTATTGCACTCATTCCTAAATCATGTCATGCAATGTCAGTGGGAGATTTTTGTTCGTTCTCTTGTTGCAACGTGGTTTATAAAATCATTGCCAAGATCTTAGCTGCCAAGTTGGTGTCGCACCTTGCTGCCATTATTGATGCGGCTCAATCTGCCTTCGTTCAAGGCCGTAGCTTGGCTAAGAATATCCAACTCGCCCAAGATCTTTTAAGAAAGCACTCAAGGAAAAGGATCTCACCTGGATGTTCTATCAAAGTGGATCTCCATAAGGCTTTTGATTCTATTTCCTAG